The Chelatococcus sp. HY11 genome includes a window with the following:
- a CDS encoding DUF3604 domain-containing protein yields the protein MPKANLKARRRLAPLACTVIPLLTFVAAPAEAQSTPERNAYFGETHVHTSWSFDAYIFGNHITGPADAYKYAKGEPIKHPLGYDVKITTPLDWMGVTDHSEYAGVVRLSNDPSSPISRLPIADRLKVRDAADIQRIYLWLGTSMIKEQPIETLVKPEISDTVWKANNAAADAANEPGKFTAFCSYEWTSNPDFRNMHRNLFFKDCAKVPSRPFSSLESQAPEDLWNWMDGQRKAGNELLAISHNANLSGGLMYPTEVDFKGRPIDQAWAESRDRNERLTEIKQIKGASETHPLLSPNDEFANYEILNYLLGDPQGQFITLGGSYIRQALKDGIAMQQARGYNPFKTGVVGGSDSHNTAVPYRQENFFGGHARLDGTVKERMAGHNFAGLDVRFENPAGLTGLWAEENTRESLFEAMKRKETFATSGPRITLRFFGGWDYAKDRKAEERHALAWDLLPEWMKDQYWVKTAYAQGVPMGGDLAPFAAGKTAPSFAVWAVKDPTSGNLDRIQIVKGWSKNGQSFEKVFDIVSAGERQPDPITGKVPAIGSTVDIKQATYKNSIGATELKGVWSDPEFNPADDAFYYARALEIQTPRWTTIQAKELGISPPEMVASTIQERAWSSPIWYAPTPEQRLAAHEGTTEADLKGQGAVLLDEAALKALLVGKYTWIRNNVTGGIFKVQWAENGQMLVMNVDPRIPQPSEVGDVVSGSYLGTPSDYAIRDGKLATWFGNREYEFTVYKLAGGSKDLLTKDDTYLAARSNEFGYANYEIVPTPVFLGTEVKDPTVPQ from the coding sequence ATGCCCAAAGCCAACCTTAAAGCAAGGCGCCGTTTGGCACCGCTTGCCTGCACAGTCATCCCCCTCCTGACATTCGTGGCCGCGCCCGCTGAGGCGCAGAGCACTCCGGAGCGCAACGCCTATTTTGGTGAAACGCACGTCCATACCAGTTGGTCGTTCGATGCCTATATCTTCGGCAACCACATCACCGGCCCCGCGGATGCTTACAAATACGCAAAAGGGGAGCCCATCAAGCATCCCCTGGGCTACGATGTGAAGATCACAACGCCGCTCGACTGGATGGGCGTAACAGATCACTCCGAATATGCGGGCGTCGTGCGGCTTTCGAATGACCCGAGCTCTCCCATCAGCAGGTTGCCTATTGCTGACAGGCTGAAAGTGCGCGACGCGGCCGACATTCAGCGCATCTATCTCTGGCTCGGCACCAGCATGATCAAGGAACAGCCGATCGAGACCCTGGTGAAGCCCGAAATATCGGATACGGTCTGGAAGGCGAATAACGCAGCCGCGGACGCGGCCAATGAGCCGGGGAAGTTCACTGCGTTCTGTTCCTATGAATGGACGTCGAACCCCGACTTCCGCAACATGCATCGCAATCTCTTCTTTAAAGATTGCGCGAAGGTCCCGAGCCGCCCTTTCAGTTCGCTCGAGTCCCAAGCGCCGGAAGACCTGTGGAATTGGATGGACGGCCAGCGCAAGGCCGGTAACGAGCTTCTCGCCATTTCGCATAATGCGAACCTGTCTGGCGGATTGATGTATCCGACCGAGGTCGACTTCAAAGGCCGGCCTATCGATCAGGCATGGGCTGAATCGCGCGATCGCAATGAACGTTTGACCGAGATCAAGCAGATCAAGGGGGCGTCCGAGACGCACCCGTTGCTCTCGCCGAACGATGAATTCGCCAATTACGAGATCCTCAATTATTTGCTCGGTGATCCCCAGGGACAGTTCATCACCCTCGGCGGCAGCTATATTCGCCAGGCTCTGAAGGACGGCATCGCGATGCAGCAGGCACGCGGGTACAACCCCTTCAAGACCGGCGTCGTTGGAGGGTCCGATTCGCACAATACGGCCGTTCCCTATCGTCAGGAGAATTTTTTCGGCGGCCATGCCCGGCTCGATGGGACGGTTAAGGAGCGCATGGCTGGCCACAATTTCGCGGGACTCGATGTCCGTTTCGAGAATCCGGCCGGCCTGACCGGTCTCTGGGCCGAGGAGAATACGCGCGAGTCACTCTTCGAGGCGATGAAGCGCAAAGAAACCTTTGCCACCAGTGGTCCGCGCATCACGCTGCGCTTCTTCGGCGGCTGGGACTATGCCAAGGATCGGAAGGCCGAGGAGCGCCATGCGCTGGCGTGGGATCTGCTCCCGGAATGGATGAAAGATCAGTACTGGGTGAAAACCGCCTATGCACAGGGTGTTCCGATGGGTGGGGATCTTGCGCCCTTCGCCGCGGGGAAGACGGCGCCCTCTTTTGCGGTATGGGCGGTCAAGGACCCGACGTCCGGTAATCTCGATCGGATTCAAATCGTCAAGGGATGGAGCAAAAACGGCCAAAGCTTTGAGAAAGTGTTCGATATCGTTTCGGCAGGCGAACGCCAACCCGATCCCATAACCGGGAAAGTTCCGGCAATAGGGTCGACGGTTGATATCAAACAAGCCACGTATAAGAACTCGATAGGCGCCACCGAGCTCAAGGGGGTTTGGTCCGATCCCGAGTTCAACCCGGCCGACGACGCCTTCTACTATGCCCGCGCCCTCGAGATCCAGACACCCCGCTGGACGACCATCCAAGCCAAGGAACTCGGGATTTCCCCGCCTGAAATGGTCGCCTCAACCATACAGGAGCGCGCCTGGTCTTCCCCGATCTGGTATGCGCCAACCCCTGAACAGCGCCTTGCCGCGCACGAAGGAACGACCGAGGCGGACCTGAAGGGCCAGGGTGCCGTGCTGCTCGACGAGGCCGCGCTCAAGGCACTGCTCGTCGGCAAATATACCTGGATACGCAACAACGTTACCGGTGGCATCTTCAAGGTACAGTGGGCTGAGAACGGCCAGATGCTGGTGATGAACGTGGATCCGCGCATTCCGCAACCGTCAGAAGTTGGCGATGTGGTGAGCGGCTCCTATCTCGGTACCCCTAGCGACTACGCGATCCGCGACGGCAAGCTCGCGACCTGGTTCGGCAATCGCGAGTATGAGTTCACGGTGTACAAACTCGCTGGCGGCTCCAAAGACCTGCTGACGAAGGACGACACGTATCTCGCCGCGCGCAGCAACGAGTTCGGCTACGCGAACTATGAGATCGTCCCGACCCCAGTGTTCCTCGGAACGGAGGTCAAGGACCCGACGGTGCCACAATGA